In Desulfonatronospira thiodismutans ASO3-1, the sequence ATAACCTGCCTTCCTTGGCGAGCTTTGCTTGTCACGCCTTGGCCTGATTAAATGCGTAAGCACCTCCAGGAAGATTTAAATGGACGCCTTTGCGTGAGGAAATGTTTTCGGGTTACAGGCATGGCCCGCGTTGGGCTTCAAGTTACTGCAGTTTTGACTTAAGCTGCATAATCCGTTCATAAGACTCATCAATTCTTTCCCTGGGAATCTGTCCTGCACGGACCAGATCCAGAATTATATCCCTGGCCTTCCAGGCGATATCTTGGTCATAAACAAGATTGTTCCCGAAGATTATGATATCCGCCCCGGCCTTGATGGTCTGCTCCAGGGCTGTTTCCAGGCCATACTCGTCATGAATGGCTCCCATCTGCATATCATCAGAAATGATGACTCCTTCGTAGCCAAGGTCCTCCCTGAGCATTCCAGTCAGGACCGCGGGAGACAGGGTGGCCGGCCATTGCGGGTCAAGACGCGCATTGAAGACGTGAGCGGTCATGACCATATCCATTCCAGGGGAATCAAACAGAAGTTCATAGGGTTTTAGTTCCAGTTCCTGCCAGGTATTGGTCACATCTGTAAAACCATGATGTGAATCCCTGGTGGAACTGCCATGACCCGGGAAATGCTTGAGCGCGGTCAGAATATTTTTGTCCCTGTGGGCCTTTATTACCTCTGCCGCGTGCACAGCCACCTTTTCCGGATCAGATGAAAAACTTCTTTCCAGTCTGCCGATGACCGGATTGTCCGGATTGACATTTACATCCACCACTGGAGCCAGGTTCAGGTTGATACCCATATCCTTGAGGGTAACGGCGGTTTTTGATGCATATTCATACGTCAGCTCAGGATCATCGGCTGTACCCAGCCACTGCTGGGATACGGTGGGTGGAAATCCGTATTTTTCCTTGAGCCTGGCCACCCTTCCGCCTTCCTGGTCCACAGCCACCAACAGGGTATCCGGGCCGGCAGCCTGCAGATCAGCAACCAGCTTTCTCAGCTGATCCGGGGACTGGACATTTCTGGCTGGACTTTCCAGAGCCACATCGTAATCAAACAGCACCACTCCGCCTACCAGGCCGTTTTGAATATCCCGGACAATGGGACTGTTCTCATCAACCACCAGCCCTCTGAAGCCGATCATAAGCATCTGGCCGACTTTGTCTGCAAGCTCTTCATCGCCAGCGCTGCTTCCACCGCAGGACGGAAGATTCAGCAAAAGCAGCATGATCAATAATAATTGCACCGGAAGAAAAGATTTCATGATTCATGTACTCCTGAAAAAAAGATTATAGTTCCATAATCAAAAAGTCAAAAGCAGTGTACTATAAAAATATGCAGACTTTTGCGCTCAAAAGCCTGCCCTTTACTCTATGATGTTTAGTAGCAATTCAGGGGAAAGTACCCGCACAAACCGGCCACCTGCTTCCCAAAACATTAACAGCCAAAAAGTGCGAACAGCGTCCGCACAATTTATTTTGTCGCCTGAAAAGCTCATAAGCAGCCTCTCATATAGCCAATTCGAACTGCTTACCGGGCTTGATGAGGAGTTTAAGCGATTTTTTTATACTGTGGAATGTCTTCGGGGAAATATGCCGAGCCTTGTTTCGTCTGGTTTCAAAACGGGCCTCAACATCTTCATGCAACATGGGATGCCGCGAGTCCTCAAGGGCCTCCCTGACCCTGGCTCTAAACCAGGCATCATGGGCAACCGGGTCGGTATTCAGTCCAGCAGGCATGCCTGTAGCCGCCAATGAGCCATTCAAATCCATTCCAGCAGGCAGTTGGTCCTTTTTTATATCGGGTGGGCGGATTTTTTAAAAAAACCTTGACTTCGTGTATTATGGAGTCCACAATAGTCTTATGGAAACACCTTTTGGATCATACGTCCGTGAAAAGCGCCTTGAACTGAAAAAAACCGACAAGAAGTACTCCTTGCGCCAGGTGGCAGGGAGAATCAGCGTTGAGCCGTCCTATTTGAGCAGGATTGAGCGGGGCTGGCCTGTGCCTCTGTCCGAGGCGAAGATAATCTCTCTGGCCGGGGAGCTGGGGGAAAACCCGGACCTGCTTCTGGCCCTGAGCGGGAAAGTGTCAACAGAAATCCAGGCAATTATCAGAAAAAGACCTGAACTATTCACAGAACTTATCAGGGAACTCGGGGAAATGCCGGATCATGCCGTTCTCAGGCTGGTGCGGGAAGTCCGGGATGGTGACTGGTAATAATCATAAGGAGGAATCATGATTGAGTTAAGAGACAACACTCTGCGTTTCAGCTTCCCAGATGTTCATGGGAGTGCAAGCCTGTCCATTAATTTTCAAAAGACTTTGCGCGTTCCTGATGATGATAAGGAGTATCCGCTTCCTCCGGGACTTGGCTCTTTCCCCATAGAACATGTGGATGATCATTTACACAACCTGCCTGAAAAGTGGAAAGAGCGTGGTGGTGTGATGCTGCCTATGTATCAGTCAGAAGCCATGTGGATAAATTTTAATTCCACTTACCTTTATGATCATCAAACTGATTACCCCTTTGCTGTAAAAATTGCAGCAGGCAAAATAAACGCTGTCACAGGAGAACAGTGGTCCAATGGTTTATCCCGCAATCCCCAGGATTACATGGTTATCCCAGATCAACCCTGGCTGGATGGATATTGTGTTGAAAAGGGATTTATCCGCCAGTTTGTGGCCATGCCTCTGGGAGACGGGTATAGTGCTGAAGAGCAGATAACTAAAAGTGCGGAGACGGGAGGTCTGCAGATTGAAGTTTATCCCATGAAGAGATCCGCGTTTGAAAAGAGATTTCCTATAATACAACGTGATGAAAGACACTATGTTTTGGATGAAAGTAGCGTTAGCTACTGTCTTTCTGCACCACCAGATATGTCTCTGGCTCCGGGCGGAAAAATGCGCCAGGAAATTTATGAAGATGAGCTTGACATGTCTGAATGGGATTTGAACCGTTCAGCAAGGTGTTTTGTGCATTTGACCAATTCCGAGGTCTGGAAAGCCATCACAGGCAAGAACCCTCCTTCACTTCCTCTTACTGCCAGGGATTACTCTGATTACGGTATGCCCTGGTTTGAGTATTATAGCGACTCAAAGCCATTACCTGGTGCAGAGATACTCGGAAAACTCAAAAGCATAACTGAGATGGGCAAGACCAGGCGTATTGATCCATTGCCGGAGAATGAGTCTGCTGATCCACAGAATATTGTTCATATCAGAAAGAACATGCATAAAAATCAGGTTCGGGAATGGCGGGGTCGCGGATAATACTGTCTGCAAGGAGACGATATCACATAATTTTTATTCCGACACGGTTATTGTTGATTGATCTGTCTTATTAGTTTATGCAGGTATTTAGACGAATCATAATATCCTTAACCCCCCGTCAAGAGAGAGTTGTCAAGTGGTATTCATGCCTTGTCAATGTGGTGTTTATTCAGGCTGGTCCTTACACAGTATTCTGAATCTTGATGATGGTCTGAAGGGAAGAGAGTAAAATACAAGCCCGTTCCCGCCTTTGAAGGTGGGGATGGGCTTTTTATTTGTATGGCAATAGCTCAGCAATATTGCTTTCAAGTAACTTGTTATATCACAGGAGTTTTTCATGAAATTTTTTAATTGGGTTATTATGTCATTCTTATTTATTTTACTATCAGCCTGTGTCACATTTTCAGATGATCCTGTAAACAATGTTGTTTTTTGGGGTCCACCACAGCAAATTAAAATCAGCGATGATTTTAAATATATTGGTGAAAGGAGATATCGAGAGAAGGGGGGAGCCATATTTTGGAGGTATATCAAGAAGCACTCAATATATTCATGGACATTGCTATGCAAAAGTAGACAATAGAGATTGGATAGATGAATTATTAGAAATTTCTACTGTCAGGTTGCCTCTAAACTGGTATTTTGTTCCTGGCACAGGTAAGGATGAATTATTTGGAACAGTTGTTATGCCAAACAATATTGAGTCAGATATGATGCTAGCAACGCTAGCTGAAAGGCATAGCTTGATTTTTGTGGGAAATTATGAATATATTTCATTCAACAGGAAATATTCAGAAAATCGAATTACCTATATGACTTATGCTATTAGAAATACTGTGATTCCCAGCCATTTTAGTGATGAAAAGAGAAAAGAATTTATCAGAAATAAAGCACTACGAGCATTTTCAGCAATACACTAAACTTAAGAATGGAGGTTTCTATGAAGAAAGCCATGTTAGGATCTCTTGCAAAAACTCCTGGATATCGATGATGGTTTATCAGGGATTTACTCTGGGTGGGTTCAGACAGAATTGAATGAGAGAACTCCAAGGCAAGCCGACTGGACTGAAGGTGTTGCAGTGGGCTGCAAAGATTTTGTCGAAAAGGTCAAGGAAATGCTTGGCGGCAGAGCTTGCGGCCGCAGGGTTCATGAAGTAGGCAAGTCAGGGATGTACGCACTGAAAGAACCTGTATCGGCTTACAATGATGTTTTTGAGGGTAAAATGGGGCTTCTAAGCTCCGAAAATAGGCTGTTTTGGGATATTTATCCTGATATTTAAGGATGATGGTTAGGTCCGACCCCAAAGAATACTGACTTTGCCTCTAAAACCGGGGATGCAGGAAGGCCGGGAGTTAATGTCCAGGCTAAATCAGGTTTTGCATAGCTACTCATAAATTAGAATGTTTCCGGGTGACTTATGGGG encodes:
- a CDS encoding helix-turn-helix domain-containing protein; amino-acid sequence: METPFGSYVREKRLELKKTDKKYSLRQVAGRISVEPSYLSRIERGWPVPLSEAKIISLAGELGENPDLLLALSGKVSTEIQAIIRKRPELFTELIRELGEMPDHAVLRLVREVRDGDW
- a CDS encoding glycoside hydrolase family 3 protein, which produces MKSFLPVQLLLIMLLLLNLPSCGGSSAGDEELADKVGQMLMIGFRGLVVDENSPIVRDIQNGLVGGVVLFDYDVALESPARNVQSPDQLRKLVADLQAAGPDTLLVAVDQEGGRVARLKEKYGFPPTVSQQWLGTADDPELTYEYASKTAVTLKDMGINLNLAPVVDVNVNPDNPVIGRLERSFSSDPEKVAVHAAEVIKAHRDKNILTALKHFPGHGSSTRDSHHGFTDVTNTWQELELKPYELLFDSPGMDMVMTAHVFNARLDPQWPATLSPAVLTGMLREDLGYEGVIISDDMQMGAIHDEYGLETALEQTIKAGADIIIFGNNLVYDQDIAWKARDIILDLVRAGQIPRERIDESYERIMQLKSKLQ